A part of Flavobacteriaceae bacterium GSB9 genomic DNA contains:
- a CDS encoding Hpt domain-containing protein: MELNYKLHRVRELADNDEEFIKTLAETFLEEVPVDAERLKKAVAEEDYYNAYQAAHKMKPTIDLFELGVLDTLIEVQDWGKFEKRDTDISNELEIVLTAVEKASAEIKSDFKL; this comes from the coding sequence ATGGAATTAAACTACAAACTACATAGAGTAAGAGAATTGGCTGATAACGATGAAGAGTTCATTAAAACTTTAGCTGAAACTTTTTTGGAAGAAGTACCTGTTGATGCCGAGCGTTTGAAAAAAGCGGTTGCCGAAGAAGATTATTATAATGCCTATCAAGCGGCCCATAAAATGAAGCCAACAATCGATTTGTTTGAACTTGGTGTGCTTGATACTCTAATAGAGGTGCAAGATTGGGGTAAGTTTGAAAAGCGTGATACCGACATTTCCAACGAGTTGGAAATTGTACTAACGGCAGTTGAAAAAGCTTCCGCTGAAATTAAGTCTGACTTTAAATTGTAA
- a CDS encoding fumarylacetoacetate hydrolase family protein produces the protein MKLICIGRNYTEHIKELENEKTAEPVVFLKPDTAILLKKQPFFIPDFSNEVHFEVEVLVKINRVGKYIDKKFAHKYYNEIGLGIDFTARDLQRQLKEKGLPWEKAKSFDGAAVVGKWVAKSELGDLNKLSFSLKKNDKIVQNGNTSHMLWKIDELIEYVSKYFTLKIGDIIFTGTPAGVGKVEANDKLNGFIENKEMFSITVK, from the coding sequence ATGAAACTAATTTGTATAGGTAGAAATTATACCGAACACATAAAAGAACTAGAAAACGAAAAAACGGCTGAACCCGTAGTGTTTTTAAAGCCAGACACGGCTATTTTACTGAAGAAGCAACCGTTTTTCATTCCAGATTTCTCAAACGAAGTACATTTTGAGGTTGAGGTTTTGGTAAAAATCAATAGAGTAGGGAAGTACATCGATAAAAAATTTGCCCATAAATATTACAACGAAATAGGCTTGGGCATTGATTTTACAGCCCGTGACTTACAACGCCAGTTAAAAGAAAAGGGTTTGCCATGGGAAAAAGCAAAGTCCTTTGATGGAGCAGCTGTAGTCGGTAAATGGGTGGCAAAAAGTGAATTGGGTGATTTAAACAAGTTATCGTTTTCACTAAAAAAGAACGATAAAATTGTACAAAATGGAAATACGAGCCACATGCTTTGGAAAATTGATGAATTAATAGAATATGTCTCTAAATATTTCACTTTAAAGATAGGAGATATTATATTTACAGGCACACCGGCAGGTGTGGGCAAAGTTGAGGCTAACGATAAGTTAAATGGATTTATAGAAAACAAGGAAATGTTTTCAATAACAGTGAAGTAA
- a CDS encoding 3'-5' exonuclease has translation MNLNLTKPICFFDLETTGVNITKDRIVEISVLKVFPNGTQESKTWLVNPEMPIPKEVTAIHGIDDEKVANEPTFKELAKEVYNMIKDSDLGGFNSNRFDIPLLAEEMLRADIDFDMKNRLAIDVQTIFHKMEQRTLSAAYKFYCDKNLDDAHSAEADTNATFEVLKAQVEKYDALENNTKFLAEFSSRKKFADFAGFISYNKKGEECFSFGKHKGKLVTEVLEKEPGYFGWLLNADFPLYTKKVLTAIKLRSFNNKLG, from the coding sequence ATGAATTTAAACCTCACAAAACCCATCTGTTTTTTCGATTTGGAAACAACTGGTGTCAATATTACTAAAGATCGTATAGTAGAAATTTCAGTTCTTAAAGTTTTTCCAAACGGAACACAAGAAAGTAAAACATGGTTGGTTAACCCAGAAATGCCTATTCCCAAAGAAGTCACTGCAATCCATGGTATAGACGATGAAAAAGTAGCCAACGAACCAACGTTTAAAGAATTGGCTAAAGAGGTTTATAATATGATAAAGGATTCCGATTTGGGGGGCTTTAACTCCAATCGTTTTGATATCCCGTTGTTGGCAGAAGAAATGCTTCGTGCCGATATCGACTTTGATATGAAAAACCGATTGGCCATCGATGTGCAAACTATATTTCATAAAATGGAACAGCGTACGTTAAGTGCCGCCTACAAATTTTATTGCGATAAAAATTTAGACGATGCCCATAGTGCCGAGGCCGATACCAATGCCACGTTTGAAGTACTTAAAGCACAGGTTGAAAAATACGATGCCCTTGAAAATAACACCAAATTTTTGGCGGAGTTCAGTTCCCGAAAAAAGTTTGCCGATTTTGCAGGTTTCATTTCGTATAACAAAAAGGGAGAAGAGTGCTTTTCGTTTGGAAAACACAAAGGAAAACTAGTGACCGAAGTATTGGAAAAAGAACCTGGGTACTTTGGCTGGCTTTTGAATGCAGACTTCCCCCTATATACCAAAAAGGTTTTAACGGCCATTAAATTGAGAAGTTTCAATAATAAGTTGGGGTAA
- a CDS encoding 2-oxo acid dehydrogenase subunit E2 yields MAKFELKLPKMGESVAEATITSWLKEVGDTIEMDDPILEIATDKVDSEVPSEVDGVLVERFFNVDDVVQVGEVLAIIETEGEDDSNASDDNEEIQEVEEEAVAKQLAQTITKAKETVAPVISSGDRFYSPLVKNIARQEGISQHELDGIKGSGKDGRVTKNDILAYIENKEGNQIRQAPAEKATSVQQPITKKTVAHKPKQEAKSVVASGEDEIIEMTRMGKLVAQHMVDSVHTSAHVQSFIEADVTKIWNWRKKVKDAFFKREGENLTFTPIFMESVAKALRDYPLMNISVQGDTVIKKKNINLGMAAALPDGNLIVPVIKKADQLNLVGMTRQVNDLANRARLNQLKPDEIQDGTYTVTNVGSFGSIMGTPIINQPQVGILALGAIRKVPAVIETSEGDFIGIRYKMFLSHSYDHRVVNGALGGLFVKAVKDYLEAWDSNREI; encoded by the coding sequence ATGGCAAAATTTGAACTAAAATTACCGAAAATGGGTGAAAGTGTTGCAGAGGCAACCATCACATCATGGCTAAAAGAAGTAGGTGACACCATAGAGATGGACGATCCCATTTTGGAAATAGCAACCGATAAGGTTGATAGCGAAGTCCCTAGTGAGGTTGATGGTGTTTTAGTTGAACGATTTTTTAATGTAGATGACGTTGTGCAGGTTGGTGAGGTTTTGGCCATCATTGAAACCGAAGGCGAAGACGATTCAAATGCATCTGATGATAATGAAGAAATACAAGAAGTAGAAGAGGAAGCGGTTGCAAAACAGCTAGCCCAAACTATTACTAAAGCCAAAGAAACGGTCGCTCCCGTAATTTCTAGTGGAGATCGCTTTTATTCACCTTTAGTAAAAAATATAGCCAGGCAAGAAGGCATTTCGCAGCATGAACTGGATGGCATCAAGGGATCGGGTAAAGATGGTCGCGTTACCAAAAACGATATTTTAGCCTACATTGAAAACAAAGAAGGAAACCAAATTCGGCAAGCTCCAGCAGAAAAAGCAACTTCTGTTCAACAGCCAATCACAAAGAAAACCGTTGCCCATAAACCCAAGCAAGAGGCTAAATCAGTTGTAGCTAGTGGGGAAGATGAAATTATTGAAATGACGCGTATGGGTAAATTGGTTGCTCAGCACATGGTTGATTCGGTGCATACATCAGCGCACGTCCAGAGTTTTATTGAAGCCGATGTTACTAAAATATGGAATTGGCGCAAAAAGGTAAAAGACGCATTCTTTAAGCGTGAAGGCGAAAACCTAACTTTTACTCCCATTTTTATGGAATCCGTTGCAAAAGCCTTACGCGATTATCCGCTCATGAATATCTCTGTTCAAGGCGATACAGTAATTAAAAAGAAAAACATAAATCTCGGTATGGCGGCGGCTTTGCCAGATGGAAATTTAATTGTTCCCGTAATTAAAAAGGCCGATCAGTTAAACTTAGTCGGTATGACCAGACAAGTTAACGATTTAGCAAATCGCGCTCGACTTAACCAATTAAAACCCGATGAAATACAGGACGGTACATACACCGTTACCAATGTGGGGTCTTTTGGAAGCATCATGGGTACGCCCATTATCAATCAGCCGCAAGTGGGCATATTGGCTTTGGGTGCCATAAGAAAAGTGCCTGCTGTAATAGAGACTTCCGAAGGTGATTTTATAGGTATTCGTTACAAAATGTTTTTGTCGCATTCTTACGATCACCGCGTAGTAAACGGAGCGCTTGGCGGTCTGTTTGTTAAGGCCGTAAAAGATTATTTAGAGGCTTGGGATAGTAATAGAGAAATTTAA
- a CDS encoding glycosyltransferase, whose translation MKLSVVILNYNVRHFLELCLRSVTAAISNIEAEIIVVDNNSKDDSCQMVKAFFPKVKLIENNENLGFSKGNNLGVAQAKGEYLCILNPDTVVAEDTFERLLDFSKLQAKLGIVGCKLINGIGLFLPESKRNIPYVKVALKKIFGTPTDYYANHLAPNEIGEVDILVGAFMFLKRDVYNEIGGFDEDYFMYGEDIDLSYRVLKSGYKNYYVGDLAAIHFKGESTLKDKRYAKRFFGAMQIFYTKHFKRNIFFDMFVWLGIKMAYIFRKIRKEKEKNVQEYVFVSNEMDSRIKKNLPKPVSLKPLQSDLKKGSEVIFDASYLTYKEIIGAMESSFLKNKALTYKILPNNSNFIVGSDDGYVRGEVIILN comes from the coding sequence TTGAAACTCTCAGTTGTTATTTTAAACTACAATGTGCGTCACTTTCTCGAGCTATGCTTACGAAGTGTTACGGCTGCTATTTCAAATATTGAAGCAGAGATTATTGTTGTTGATAACAATTCCAAAGACGATAGCTGCCAAATGGTAAAGGCTTTTTTTCCAAAAGTAAAGCTCATTGAAAACAATGAAAATTTAGGTTTTTCAAAAGGGAATAATTTAGGTGTTGCCCAAGCAAAAGGCGAGTATTTGTGTATCTTAAATCCAGATACTGTGGTGGCTGAAGATACGTTTGAACGACTATTGGATTTTTCAAAACTCCAAGCCAAACTTGGTATTGTGGGCTGTAAACTTATTAACGGAATTGGCTTGTTTTTACCAGAAAGCAAGCGTAACATTCCTTATGTAAAGGTAGCCCTCAAAAAAATTTTTGGAACCCCAACAGATTATTATGCTAACCATTTAGCTCCAAACGAAATAGGAGAGGTTGATATTTTGGTAGGGGCTTTTATGTTTTTGAAACGCGATGTTTATAATGAAATAGGAGGTTTTGATGAAGATTACTTTATGTATGGCGAAGATATCGATTTGTCGTACAGGGTATTAAAATCGGGCTATAAAAATTATTACGTTGGCGATTTAGCGGCCATCCATTTTAAAGGGGAAAGCACCTTAAAGGACAAACGGTACGCTAAACGGTTTTTTGGGGCCATGCAAATTTTTTACACCAAGCATTTTAAAAGAAATATTTTCTTCGATATGTTTGTGTGGCTTGGCATTAAAATGGCTTACATTTTTAGGAAAATTAGGAAAGAGAAAGAAAAAAATGTGCAGGAGTATGTCTTTGTTTCCAATGAAATGGACAGTCGGATAAAAAAGAACTTACCCAAACCGGTTAGCTTAAAACCCTTACAAAGTGATTTAAAAAAGGGTAGCGAGGTTATTTTTGATGCTAGCTATCTAACCTATAAAGAAATTATAGGTGCTATGGAAAGTAGCTTTTTGAAAAATAAAGCACTTACCTATAAAATATTACCAAATAACTCAAACTTTATTGTAGGTAGTGATGATGGATATGTTCGAGGAGAAGTTATTATTTTGAATTAG
- the recR gene encoding recombination mediator RecR, whose protein sequence is MEFSSKLLERAVNEMSQLPGIGKRTALRLVLHMLRQPKEQTTALAKALQTMRQDIKFCKSCYNISDVELCEICANPNRNEEIICVVEDIRDVMAIENTSSFKGIYHVLGGKISPMDGVGPHDLNIVPLVNKVKSGHVKELIFALSSTMEGDTTNFYIYKQIQDFDVFTSTIARGISVGDELEYADEITLGRSIVNRVPFEASLKS, encoded by the coding sequence ATGGAATTTTCTTCAAAACTTTTAGAACGTGCCGTCAACGAAATGTCGCAATTGCCAGGTATAGGCAAGCGTACGGCTTTGCGTTTGGTATTGCATATGCTACGGCAACCCAAGGAGCAAACCACGGCTTTGGCCAAAGCTTTACAGACCATGAGGCAAGATATTAAGTTTTGTAAGTCGTGCTATAATATTAGCGATGTAGAGTTGTGTGAAATTTGCGCAAACCCCAATCGTAATGAAGAAATTATTTGTGTGGTTGAAGACATTCGAGATGTTATGGCTATTGAAAATACGAGTTCGTTTAAGGGTATTTACCATGTTTTGGGAGGAAAAATTTCGCCTATGGATGGTGTTGGTCCGCACGATTTAAATATTGTCCCTTTGGTGAATAAGGTTAAATCAGGACATGTTAAGGAACTCATCTTTGCGCTTAGTTCTACTATGGAAGGCGATACCACTAATTTTTACATATATAAACAAATTCAAGATTTTGATGTGTTTACGTCAACCATTGCCCGAGGGATTTCGGTGGGCGACGAGTTAGAATATGCCGACGAAATAACCCTAGGAAGAAGTATAGTAAACCGCGTGCCTTTTGAAGCATCATTAAAATCATAG
- a CDS encoding sodium:solute symporter has protein sequence MSATQILLLIVCYFAVLILISYFTGKEDSNDAFFKANKSAPWYLVAFGMIGASLSGVTFISVPGAVETKQFGYLQVVFGYLFGYLVIAYVLLPIYYKLNLTSIYTYLKDRFGNVSYKTGSVAFLISRVVGAAFRLFLVAKVLQLLIFDQYGIPFTVTVIITILLIWLYTFKGGIKTIIFTDTLQTLFMLISVVITIVFLANALDLNSISDIYQNVKQDSMSKVFFFDDVNDAQYFVKSFFAGMFITITMTGLDQDMMQKNLTCKNLKEAQKNMVSFSVVLIFVNILFLVLGLLLTQYANQNGITAKKDDLFPTIAMLPEIGILTSAFFLLGLIAAAYSSADSALTSLTTSFCIDIIELDKKPKEIRKKIRKRTHVFISALLVIVIILFDAIFKDVSVIWELFKAAGYTYGPLLGLFAFGIFTKQQLKDKFVWIIAIVAPILSYLINEYSVDLLNGYQIGFEILIINGLLTFLGLILIRRKQH, from the coding sequence ATGTCGGCCACTCAAATCCTCTTGCTCATTGTCTGTTACTTTGCAGTACTTATTTTGATTTCCTATTTTACTGGTAAAGAAGATAGTAACGACGCTTTTTTTAAGGCCAACAAATCAGCACCATGGTATTTAGTGGCGTTCGGGATGATTGGTGCATCGCTATCTGGCGTGACATTTATTTCTGTACCTGGCGCTGTTGAAACCAAACAGTTTGGCTATTTACAAGTGGTATTTGGGTATTTGTTTGGGTATCTGGTTATTGCCTATGTGCTTTTGCCCATTTATTACAAACTGAATTTAACATCAATTTACACGTACTTAAAAGACCGCTTTGGTAACGTAAGCTATAAAACCGGTTCGGTTGCTTTTTTAATATCCCGTGTTGTTGGAGCCGCATTTCGGTTATTTTTAGTTGCTAAGGTCTTGCAACTTTTAATATTCGACCAATATGGCATTCCGTTTACGGTTACCGTAATTATAACGATACTTTTAATTTGGTTGTACACTTTTAAAGGCGGTATAAAAACCATTATTTTTACCGATACCCTTCAAACACTTTTTATGCTAATTTCGGTAGTAATTACGATTGTATTTCTTGCCAATGCATTGGATTTGAATAGCATTTCAGACATCTACCAAAATGTAAAACAAGATAGCATGAGCAAAGTTTTTTTCTTTGACGATGTAAACGATGCCCAATATTTTGTAAAAAGCTTTTTTGCGGGTATGTTTATTACCATTACCATGACAGGCTTGGATCAAGATATGATGCAAAAAAACCTAACTTGCAAAAACCTAAAGGAAGCACAAAAAAATATGGTTTCGTTTAGTGTGGTATTAATTTTTGTTAATATTCTGTTTTTAGTTTTGGGACTGTTATTAACACAGTATGCCAATCAAAATGGCATAACCGCCAAAAAAGACGATTTGTTTCCTACTATAGCCATGTTACCCGAAATTGGTATTTTGACCTCTGCATTTTTCTTACTGGGACTTATTGCAGCTGCCTACTCGAGTGCCGATTCGGCTTTAACGTCCTTAACTACGTCGTTTTGTATCGATATTATTGAACTGGATAAGAAACCCAAAGAGATTCGGAAAAAAATAAGAAAACGAACACACGTTTTTATCAGTGCTTTGTTGGTTATTGTTATCATCCTTTTTGATGCGATTTTTAAAGACGTATCGGTTATTTGGGAATTGTTTAAAGCTGCCGGTTACACCTATGGGCCATTGCTGGGATTATTTGCTTTTGGAATTTTCACAAAACAGCAACTCAAAGATAAATTCGTTTGGATTATTGCCATAGTGGCACCAATACTATCGTATTTAATAAATGAATATTCGGTCGATTTACTTAACGGCTACCAAATAGGTTTCGAAATACTGATTATCAACGGCCTACTAACCTTTTTGGGATTAATATTGATTCGTAGAAAGCAGCACTAA
- a CDS encoding CoA-binding protein: MNKKTLVLGASLKPNRYSHFAIQCLVANQVDVVAIGQKKGEVSGIEIDTELVKYTNVHTVTLYLNPKRQAEYYDYIVSLKPERVIFNPGTENPEFYEILKENHIPFEVACTLVLLSTNQY; encoded by the coding sequence ATGAATAAGAAGACATTGGTGCTTGGCGCCTCATTAAAACCTAACAGATATTCCCATTTTGCCATACAGTGTTTGGTGGCCAACCAAGTTGATGTTGTGGCTATTGGACAGAAAAAAGGTGAGGTGTCAGGAATAGAAATTGATACAGAATTAGTAAAATATACAAACGTCCATACTGTAACGCTGTATCTAAATCCAAAACGGCAAGCAGAATATTACGATTACATTGTTTCTTTAAAACCTGAGCGGGTAATTTTCAATCCGGGAACCGAAAACCCTGAGTTTTATGAAATTTTAAAGGAAAACCACATTCCTTTTGAAGTTGCTTGTACCTTAGTGCTGCTTTCTACGAATCAATATTAA
- a CDS encoding TonB-dependent receptor has protein sequence MKNAILLCLVLLTTPLLAHNTTTDPEIAKTGAVSGTVLDAILKQPLPYVNIIIKNASGKTITGGITSEDGTFLIEKIEEGNLVVSIQYIGYKTIDKNITIGKANYKVDLGQIFLEEAAETLDEVTVIAETSTIQQKVDRKVITIGKDLAATGSASELMIGIPSVSVDAQTGNISLRGNQNVRVMVDGKLSNIPTAQLLKQIPSTAIKSIELITNPSAKYNPEGMSGIINIILHKNTLQGFNGDFSVGLTHEVEAKFNSALNMNYRNGKFNFYGSYSNNIAKNRNRGLVKRPENNSQQTFRFLDKRNSHLFKVGVDFYLDEKNTFSVFTTQNPSTNSNKGENEATFFNDASFNQSQLFLSESDNTSSQYNFDYKHDFSKDGHNIELEVDYNNFDDNRPADFIFLLGSNEDYKDFNYTKRKSTTANLDYINPLSETSKLELGLQARLFNSDNTYASTGESFNNEGVLRPTPSTNFDYTRNIYSVYATFSKEIGKWSYQIGARAESVNEDAIALSSEAESTETFKNDYIEVYPSAFITYAPSEKNSYQISYSRRVDRPGIGQVNPIKEWSTPLVSSYGNINLRPQFTNSIETNYTRTLNNRKGTVTAGIFYRRISDDINRALFIDRTDVNSGRVILTHDNFDDVSAYGFELSSNYRPAKWWNINSSFDLYSQVNKGIAEKLTAPIETATVDDIETQVDEVDNVAWNFRMYNNFSLSKSIALTAFGFYRGKNKGIQIDRKPMYFVNLGARIGFDKGRGTFSFNYNDIFDTMEFAFDGSKPFRQVGAFNWESNTWNIGLSYRFGGGKFRAKSRKKRDDNVESGSGGFI, from the coding sequence ATGAAAAATGCAATTCTATTGTGCCTTGTTTTATTAACTACTCCACTACTTGCGCACAACACAACCACCGACCCTGAAATAGCCAAAACGGGCGCTGTTTCAGGAACCGTATTAGACGCCATTTTAAAGCAACCCTTACCTTATGTAAACATAATAATAAAAAATGCCTCTGGAAAAACAATTACCGGAGGAATTACCTCGGAAGACGGTACGTTTTTAATAGAAAAAATTGAAGAAGGCAATCTTGTGGTCAGCATTCAATACATAGGCTATAAAACCATCGACAAAAACATAACCATTGGTAAGGCCAACTATAAAGTAGACTTAGGACAAATTTTTCTTGAAGAAGCAGCCGAAACCCTAGATGAAGTTACCGTTATAGCCGAAACCTCAACCATTCAACAAAAGGTAGACCGAAAAGTTATTACCATAGGAAAAGATTTGGCAGCCACAGGAAGTGCCTCAGAACTCATGATAGGCATTCCATCTGTTAGTGTTGATGCCCAAACAGGCAATATCAGCCTTCGCGGCAACCAAAATGTTAGGGTTATGGTAGATGGCAAACTTTCCAATATTCCCACGGCACAATTGCTAAAACAAATACCGTCAACGGCCATTAAATCTATCGAATTGATTACCAATCCTTCGGCTAAGTACAACCCGGAAGGCATGAGTGGCATCATAAACATAATATTGCACAAAAACACCTTGCAGGGTTTTAATGGTGATTTTAGTGTAGGCTTAACCCATGAAGTTGAAGCTAAATTCAATAGCGCTTTAAATATGAATTACAGAAATGGAAAATTCAACTTTTATGGCAGTTACAGCAATAACATTGCAAAAAACAGGAACCGTGGCTTAGTAAAACGACCAGAAAACAACTCACAACAAACGTTTAGATTTTTAGACAAAAGAAACTCGCACCTTTTTAAAGTTGGCGTTGATTTTTATTTAGACGAAAAAAACACTTTCTCGGTTTTTACCACCCAAAACCCTTCAACAAACAGCAACAAAGGTGAAAATGAAGCCACTTTTTTTAACGATGCTTCATTTAACCAAAGTCAGCTATTTTTATCAGAAAGCGACAATACATCATCGCAATATAATTTTGATTACAAACACGATTTCTCCAAAGACGGCCACAACATTGAACTGGAAGTAGACTACAACAACTTTGACGATAACAGACCGGCAGATTTTATTTTTCTTTTGGGGTCTAATGAAGACTACAAAGATTTTAACTACACAAAACGAAAAAGTACCACAGCTAACTTAGATTATATAAATCCACTTTCGGAAACCTCAAAATTAGAATTAGGCTTACAGGCACGGTTGTTTAATTCCGACAATACTTACGCCTCAACAGGAGAATCTTTTAATAACGAAGGCGTTTTACGTCCAACACCAAGCACTAATTTTGACTACACCCGAAATATTTACTCAGTATACGCTACGTTTAGCAAAGAAATAGGAAAATGGTCGTACCAAATTGGAGCGCGTGCCGAAAGCGTAAATGAAGATGCTATTGCACTATCTTCTGAAGCCGAAAGTACCGAAACCTTTAAAAACGACTATATTGAAGTTTATCCTTCTGCATTCATTACCTACGCACCCTCCGAAAAAAATTCGTATCAGATAAGTTACAGTCGACGTGTAGACCGCCCTGGCATTGGTCAAGTTAACCCCATAAAAGAATGGAGCACGCCTTTGGTGTCTTCTTATGGAAACATTAATCTGAGGCCGCAGTTTACCAATTCCATAGAAACTAATTATACGCGTACGCTAAATAACAGAAAAGGCACCGTAACTGCAGGTATTTTTTACCGAAGAATTAGTGATGATATCAATAGAGCTTTATTTATCGACCGTACCGATGTAAATTCTGGACGTGTTATTTTAACCCACGATAATTTTGATGATGTTTCGGCTTACGGTTTTGAGCTTTCGTCAAATTACAGACCGGCCAAATGGTGGAATATCAACTCCAGTTTCGATTTATACTCTCAAGTAAACAAGGGTATTGCTGAAAAACTAACCGCTCCTATCGAAACCGCTACCGTAGACGATATAGAAACACAAGTAGACGAAGTTGATAACGTGGCCTGGAATTTTAGAATGTACAACAACTTTAGTTTGAGCAAAAGCATTGCATTAACCGCTTTTGGGTTTTACAGAGGAAAAAACAAAGGTATCCAGATAGATAGGAAACCTATGTACTTTGTAAACTTAGGTGCTCGCATTGGGTTTGACAAAGGCAGAGGCACCTTTAGTTTTAATTACAACGATATTTTTGACACTATGGAATTTGCTTTTGACGGCAGCAAGCCTTTTAGGCAAGTTGGCGCTTTCAATTGGGAAAGCAACACATGGAACATAGGACTTTCCTATAGATTTGGCGGTGGTAAGTTTAGAGCTAAATCGCGTAAAAAGCGAGATGACAATGTGGAGTCTGGTAGTGGCGGATTCATATAA
- a CDS encoding ketoacyl-ACP synthase III, giving the protein MYNSKIIGLGKYVPDNVVTNHDLSKMMDTNDEWIQERTGIEERRWIKKGSGDTSAVMGAKAARIAIERSGLTKDDIDFIVFATLSPDYYFPGCGVQIQDMLDMPTVGALDVRNQCSGFVYAISVADQFIKTGMYKNVLVIGAEYHSNGLDKTTRGRGVSVIFGDGAGACVLTREKDTTKGILSTHLHSEGKYAEKLMVKGPSIAHWVPEILENPDDTSYFPYMDGTFVFKHAVVRFSEVIMEGLNKNALKKEDIDMLIPHQANLRIAQFIQKKFGLRDNQVFNNIMKYGNTTAASVIIALTEAWEEGKIQAGNHVVLAAFGSGFTWGSAIIKWT; this is encoded by the coding sequence ATGTACAATTCTAAAATAATTGGTTTGGGCAAGTATGTTCCAGATAACGTGGTAACCAATCATGATTTGTCGAAAATGATGGATACCAATGATGAATGGATACAAGAACGGACTGGCATAGAAGAGCGCCGTTGGATAAAAAAAGGAAGTGGCGATACATCGGCAGTTATGGGCGCAAAAGCAGCAAGGATTGCAATTGAACGTTCTGGTTTGACTAAAGACGATATCGATTTTATTGTGTTCGCAACTTTAAGTCCTGATTATTACTTTCCGGGCTGCGGCGTGCAAATACAAGATATGTTAGATATGCCTACCGTAGGTGCTTTGGATGTGCGCAACCAATGCTCTGGATTTGTTTATGCCATTTCTGTAGCCGATCAGTTTATAAAAACAGGCATGTACAAAAATGTTTTGGTTATTGGAGCAGAATACCACAGTAACGGTCTGGATAAAACGACAAGGGGAAGAGGTGTTTCGGTTATTTTTGGTGATGGTGCTGGCGCTTGTGTGCTTACCAGAGAAAAAGATACCACAAAAGGTATTTTATCTACCCACTTACACAGTGAGGGTAAATATGCCGAAAAGCTTATGGTAAAAGGCCCCAGCATAGCACATTGGGTGCCTGAGATTTTAGAAAACCCTGATGATACTTCTTATTTTCCATATATGGACGGTACGTTTGTGTTTAAGCATGCCGTTGTACGTTTTAGCGAAGTAATCATGGAAGGCTTAAATAAAAATGCCCTGAAGAAGGAAGATATTGATATGCTAATTCCACACCAAGCTAATTTGCGGATAGCTCAATTTATTCAAAAAAAATTTGGGCTCAGGGATAATCAGGTTTTCAATAACATTATGAAATATGGAAATACTACGGCTGCCTCGGTAATTATTGCACTTACCGAAGCGTGGGAAGAAGGAAAAATACAAGCAGGAAATCATGTTGTGCTAGCCGCTTTTGGTAGTGGTTTTACTTGGGGTAGCGCCATAATAAAATGGACCTAA